A single genomic interval of Coccidioides posadasii str. Silveira chromosome 1, complete sequence harbors:
- a CDS encoding uncharacterized protein (SECRETED:SignalP(1-30)~antiSMASH:Cluster_1.7~EggNog:ENOG410PH9C~COG:S), translated as MLVRGKMGIQGWISICLVFFFFLLSPGTFSGPTLNKAFASENELDTTPLHSSQQPEPDLPSDYEWKHTLRLPHAYLDSMSDNMQIDEIDDHLYGRPDIFSLLPSQEETREAVESLEIGTAGGASLQAMNIPQYANWTGESWFLRFRGYIFTQPVVSNKTIEKFTSRVLGFPAWTLKEDQYLHAMQMARGMFVLLQPGIRLSWRLISGDDPQRTGGESSRIWPPLANVVIAPNLTDFVGDYDFFADIGGLLEDDIQPGGSSDEIQPISFRSNATTNAGIPLSFLVPPSGYTIVSDIDDVLRVSTIYHPTEGFRNLLTRPFYPWMNMPDIFANWSHSLPDTHFHYLTTAPDQMAQRYMDFIFNVYPHGSFDMRAVNFRRFRSSWSVRSGLLEKVLQTYPERKFILIGDNSNHDIMKNYPLLSLKYPGQIQCIFIRNVSATDRTFRWPYTTKFFQPLNRDSYMIFRYPDDLANLDIESGHCNNESVPQHLTYGWQGLPWRS; from the exons ATGCTGGTAAGAGGCAAAATGGGCATACAAGGGTGGATTTCAATCTGTCttgtgttcttcttcttcctcctctctcCGGGGACCTTCTCTGGGCCCACGTTGAACAAGGCATTTGCTTCCGAGAATGAGCTGGACACTACACCCCTGCATTCGAGCCAGCAACCAGAGCCTGATCTGCCATCGGACTACGAATGGAAACATACTCTCAGACTGCCCCATGCGTATCTCGATTCAATGTCAGATAACATGCAAATCGACGAAATAGACGACCATTTGTATGGGCGCCCAGATATATTCTCCTTACTCCCTAGCCAAGAGGAGACTCGAGAGGCTGTAGAGTCTTTAGAAATTGGTACCGCAGGGGGAGCATCGCTACAAGCTATGAATATACC CCAATACGCAAACTGGACCGGCGAGTCATGGTTTCTGAGATTTCGCGGTTATATCTTCACTCAGCCTGTTGTTTCTAACAAGACGATCGAAAAATTCACAAGCCGAGTTCTAGGGTTTCCAGCATGGACTTTAAAAGAGGATCAATACCTGCATGCGATGCAGATGGCTCGTGGAATGTTCGTTTTGTTACAACCTGGGATACGGCTGTCTTGGCGTCTCATATCTGGCGATGATCCACAGCGCACAGGAGGTGAAAGTAGTCGGATTTGGCCTCCACTTGCCAACGTAGTCATTGCACCAAATCTAACAGATTTTGTGGGCGATTACGACTTTTTTGCCGATATCGGCGGATTGCTGGAGGACGACATCCAACCCGGAGGCTCATCAGATGAGATTCAGCCCATCTCGTTCCGTAGTAACGCCACAACGAATGCTGGAATCCCATTATCCTTTCTAGTCCCCCCTTCAGGTTATACTATCGTCAGCGATATCGATGACGTGCTCCGTGTCTCTACCATCTACCACCCCACCGAAGGATTCAGGAATTTACTAACGCGACCATTTTACCCCTGGATGAACATGCCCGACATATTCGCGAACTGGTCGCACTCTTTACCTGACACACATTTCCATTACCTAACGACTGCGCCAGACCAAATGGCCCAAAGATACATGGATTTTATTTTCAATGTATATCCACATGGAAGCTTTGACATGCGGGCAGTGAATTTCAGGCGCTTTCGGTCAAGCTGGTCAGTTCGAAGTGGACTGCTTGAGAAAGTACTCCAGACTTATCCAGAACGCAAATTCATTCTTATCGGAGACAATAGCAACCATGACATAATGAAGAACTACCCGCTTCTTTCACTCAAATACCCAGGCCAAATCCAGTGCATATTTATACGGAACGTATCAGCCACTGATCGAACTTTCCGATGGCCATACACTACGAAATTCTTCCAACCGCTAAACAGAGATAGTTACATGATATTTCGTTACCCG GACGACCTGGCAAATCTAGATATCGAGAGCGGCCACTGCAATAACGAATCGGTCCCGCAGCATCTTACCTACGGATGGCAAGGTCTCCCGTGGCGATCGTGA
- a CDS encoding uncharacterized protein (antiSMASH:Cluster_1.7~EggNog:ENOG410PJMA~COG:S) produces MAETGKGPGPCFELAPGVPLEGDISSLAPIEALSILYLHVNSIIGISGDVSYSEFLRRQSLETSDQERPNARRDAALVRNFFSRQIPGISLKDYLLRLHRYCPMSTGVYLATSWFITRMALVEKIVPVTAYNAHRLVLGGLRVATKLLEDLHHSHELFSKVGGVAEAQLTRFEIDFCYLMDFDLKVNYEILSQEITMFQERLDDALSSRQMVVQAP; encoded by the coding sequence ATGGCAGAAACAGGCAAGGGTCCTGGTCCATGCTTCGAACTGGCCCCTGGAGTGCCTCTGGAAGGCGACATTTCGTCTCTTGCGCCGATCGAGGCGTTAAGTATACTGTATTTACACGTGAACTCGATTATTGGCATCAGCGGAGATGTGTCTTATTCCGAATTTCTACGGCGGCAGTCACTCGAAACTTCGGATCAAGAAAGGCCCAACGCGAGACGAGACGCGGCATTGGTTCGGAACTTTTTTTCAAGACAGATTCCAGGGATCTCGCTCAAGGATTATCTTCTCAGACTCCATCGTTACTGCCCAATGTCCACGGGGGTATATCTCGCTACCAGCTGGTTCATCACTCGAATGGCCCTGGTTGAGAAAATAGTGCCAGTTACCGCGTATAATGCACATCGGCTAGTCCTTGGCGGTCTGCGGGTAGCTACGAAGTTGCTCGAGGACCTGCATCACTCTCACGAACTGTTCTCCAAGGTTGGAGGCGTGGCGGAGGCACAACTAACGCGATTTGAGATCGACTTCTGTTATTTGATGGACTTTGACCTTAAAGTTAACTATGAAATCCTCTCTCAGGAGATTACAATGTTTCAAGAACGGCTTGACGATGCTTTATCAAGCCGTCAGATGGTAGTGCAAGCGCCATAA
- the AKR1_1 gene encoding palmitoyltransferase akr1 (antiSMASH:Cluster_1.7~EggNog:ENOG410PH8P~COG:S~TransMembrane:3 (i311-328o334-355i367-387o)), producing MSEVHSAREAQNTAERSSASSSTVLPRKGSDASPEHRTQNDEVELKDINSRNEGERALPIEEDIMQLARLGEIGAIQKLFESGKYDAKYRDEEDITPLHWAAINNRYELCKFLLDSGADVNAKGGESVATPAMWAAQRCHYYIVELLLRYGADPLLTDVQGYNILHLATIDGNAFLLVLLLHQEIPVDVTDPQGHTGLMWAAYKGFPACVDLFLRWGANVNAADEGGLTPLHWALVKGSTPCIQKIIEYGADRYAKTRDGKTPAIVAEEMKTTHFWCRALSECGYDPNGDVIQMPLGLATILRTRRYISKFFFLWPFAMIFGAVWILSEFTVYVSVPLTLAFIFGMQWMAQWVANRSHAEFRVLQRTPFLAGVFAASLFWIGVRWLLTVLPGTASQFRQPVVDRG from the exons ATGTCCGAAGTACATTCAGCCCGAGAAGCGCAGAATACAGCTGAGCGAAGCTCTGCTTCTTCGTCAACCGTACTCCCTCGGAAGGGTTCGGACGCGTCTCCCGAACATCGAACGCAGAATGACGAGGTTGAACTTAAAGATATCAATTCCCGCAACGAAGGCGAAAGAGCCTTGCCGATTGAAGAGGATATAATGCAACTTGCACGGCTGGGGGAAATAGGTGCTATTCAGAAGCTCTTCGAAAGCGGGAAATATGATGCAAAGTATCGAGATGAAGAGGACATTACGCCTTTACAT TGGGCTGCGATTAACAATCGATATGAGCTCTGCAAGTTTTTACTCGATTCAGGTGCAGATGTGAACGCAAAGGGCGGTGAATCCGTCGCTACACCGGCCATGTGGGCAGCTCAACGGTGTCACTATTATATCGTCGAGCTCCTTCTTCGATACGGAGCGGATCCTCTTTTAACGGACGTTCAAGGCTATAATATATTACATCTGGCAACGATCGATGGAAATGCCTTCCTCCTCGTACTGCTTCTGCACCAGGAGATCCCTGTGGATGTGACGGATCCCCAGGGACATACCGGTTTGATGTGGGCAGCATACAAAGGGTTTCCGGCGTGTGTCGATCTATTTCTTCGATGGGGTGCAAATGTGAATGCCGCAGATGAAGGCGGGCTCACGCCGCTCCACTGGGCTTTGGTTAAAGGCTCGACACCTTGTATACAGAAAATTATTGAATATGGTGCCGACCGCTATGCAAAAACGAGAGACGGCAAGACTCCCGCTATAGTGGCTGAAGAGATGAAGACAACGCATTTTTGGTGTCGCGCGCTGAGTGAATGTGGGTATGACCCGAACGGGGATGTAATACAGATGCCTCTCGGCCTCGCTACGATCTTACGAACGAGACGATATATTTCTAAGTTTTTCTTCCTTTGGCCTTTTGCTATGATCTTTGGTGCTGTGTGGATACTCAGCGAGTTTACGGTTTATGTATCTGTACCATTAACGCTTGCTTTCATTTTTGGCATGCAATGGATGGCGCAATGGGTAGCGAACCGGAGCCATGCGGAGTTTCGGGTGCTTCAAAGAACG CCTTTCCTGGCAGGCGTGTTTGCAGCCTCGCTTTTCTGGATCGGTGTTCGATGGCTTTTGACAGTACTCCCAGGTACGGCGTCACAGTTTCGTCAACCAGTTGTTGACCGTGGCTAA
- the AKR1_2 gene encoding palmitoyltransferase akr1 (antiSMASH:Cluster_1.7~EggNog:ENOG410PH8P~COG:S~TransMembrane:1 (i7-31o)), which yields MVKRDTFTIILTFWIALQLVWVTMLCVVQLVQISRNQTTYENMKGHAFDYANPASRAITSALTTGTTSAELGGLNSTGQGPNPSIPPPGHRRHHRHAHGGCLSQWKKLLGLDTFMATAQEGLGDRRAARAQNPFSRGIVTNCRDFWCDPAPYFGRRAPGSAMLNGEVVNYNDMYEVPLRLRTGVSGMVYRSVATEDV from the coding sequence ATGGTAAAACGTGATACGTTTACCATAATCCTCACGTTTTGGATAGCCCTCCAGCTGGTCTGGGTTACCATGTTATGTGTTGTTCAGCTCGTTCAAATCTCACGAAACCAAACTACATATGAGAACATGAAAGGACATGCATTCGATTATGCTAATCCTGCCTCGCGAGCAATCACATCTGCTCTTACCACCGGAACCACCTCAGCAGAGCTGGGTGGCCTAAACTCAACAGGGCAAGGTCCCAACCCATCAATCCCGCCGCCAGGCCATAGGCGGCATCACCGTCATGCCCATGGAGGCTGTCTTTCGCAATGGAAGAAACTGCTGGGGTTGGATACTTTCATGGCTACGGCTCAAGAAGGCCTTGGAGATCGTCGGGCGGCTCGTGCGCAAAACCCGTTCTCTCGCGGGATCGTCACCAACTGTCGAGACTTCTGGTGTGATCCTGCTCCTTATTTTGGCAGAAGAGCACCTGGTTCCGCCATGTTGAACGGAGAAGTTGTAAACTACAATGACATGTATGAGGTACCATTGAGGTTAAGGACTGGTGTGTCGGGGATGGTTTATCGAAGTGTTGCAACAGAGGACGTGTAG
- a CDS encoding uncharacterized protein (antiSMASH:Cluster_1.7~SMCOG1080:lysine/ornithine N-monooxygenase~EggNog:ENOG410QEAU~COG:Q), with product MSPLLERSEALEELEDQATCPDHPGRIQSPDGHAYGSNGIDRSLEAHNPRNASSLDSAGLSSNLGRTSAEELHDLICVGFGPASLAIAVALHDKVQELGREPTSVAPKVTFLERQPRFAWHSGMLVPGSKMQISFIKDLATLRDPRSEFTFLNYLRSKDRLLQFAGLGTFLPARLEFEDYMRWCAHRFSDVVEYNREVLDVVARDGNIDTESVDYFTVRSRDLKTGDTVTQRARNVVIAVGGKPRIPPEFPKDKRVMHSSAYCTSLPGLLPDKLRDYHIAVVGGGQSAAEIFHDLQSRYPNSKTTLIMRDTALKPSDDSPFVNEIFNPERIDTFYSEPEPKRRRLLSDYRHTNYGVVRLELIEKIYYDMYLQKIKCPEESKWNHRILSSCGVKMVETIENGGKLQLFLDSAGMENDDLTVDALIVATGYVRDAHEDMMQPIEFLRPSDHENWKVQRDYRVKLDESKVDHRAGIWLQGCNELTHGISDTLLSVLAARGGDMVDAIFGKNLEHTIANKK from the exons ATGTCTCCTTTGCTCGAAAGATCAGAAGCCCTGGAGGAGCTGGAGGACCAGGCGACCTGCCCAGACCATCCTGGAAGAATCCAGAGTCCTGACGGTCATGCTTATGGTTCCAATGGAATCGATCGCTCCCTAGAGGCGCACAACCCACGCAATGCCTCATCGCTCGACTCCGCGGGACTAAGTTCCAATCTCGGCAGAACTTCGGCAGAAGAATTGCATGACCTTATATGCGTCGGATTCGGCCCTGCTTCTCTCGCCATAGCAGTTGCTCTCCATGACAAGGTCCAGGAGCTAGGCCGGGAACCAACCTCTGTGGCACCCAAAGTTACATTTCTGGAGCGCCAGCCTCGTTTTGCGTGGCACTCGGGGATGCTGGTGCCCGGCTCGAAGATGCAGATATCGTTCATCAAGGACCTTGCAACTCTTCGAGATCCTCGCAGTGAATTCACCTTCCTGAACTATCTGCGGAGCAAAGATCGCCTTCTCCAGTTTGCAGGCCTCGGAACTTTTCTTCCGGCACGCCTCGAGTTTGAAGACTACATGCGATGGTGTGCACATAGGTTCTCAGATGTGGTCGAGTACAACCGCGAGGTCTTGGATGTTGTGGCAAGGGACGGTAACATCGACACGGAATCCGTCGATTACTTTACGGTACGATCCAGGGATCTCAAGACGGGAGACACGGTAACTCAAAGGGCTCGAAATGTGGTTATTGCAGTCGGTGGAAAGCCAAGGATACCCCCGGAGTTTCCAAAAGACAAGCGGGTAATGCATTCATCAGCCTATTGCACTTCGTTGCCAGGACTTCTGCCCGACAAGCTCAGGGACTATCACATCGCCGTTGTAGGAGGTGGACAGAGTGCCGCCGAGATCTTCCATGACCTCCAGAGCCGTTATCCAAACTCCAAAACGACTCTCATCATGAGAGACACTGCCTTGAAGCCTAGCGACGACTCTCCGTT CGTCAACGAGATATTCAACCCGGAGCGCATCGATACGTTCTATTCTGAGCCTGAGCCTAAACGACGGCGGCTCCTATCGGATTATCGCCACACCAATTACGGGGTCGTCCGTCTCGAACTAATCGAGAAGATATACTACGACATGTACCTCCAAAAAATCAAATGTCCAGAAGAATCAAAGTGGAACCATCGCATACTTTCGTCCTGTGGCGTGAAGATGGTAGAAACCATCGAGAACGGAGGGAAATTACAACTGTTCCTTGACTCTGCCGGCATGGAGAACGATGACCTTACTGTCGATGCCCTCATCGTGGCAACTGGCTACGTTCGGGATGCACATGAAGACATGATGCAGCCGATAGAGTTCCTTCGGCCGAGCGATCATGAGAACTGGAAGGTCCAAAGGGATTATAGGGTTAAGTTGGACGAGAGCAAAGTGGATCATCGTGCAGGAATCTGGCTTCAAGGGTGCAATGAATTAACTCACGGGATAAGCGATACCTTGCTCTCGGTGCTTGCGGCCCGTGGAGGTGATATGGTGGATGCGATATTCGGCAAGAACCTTGAACATACCATTGCGAACAAAAAGTGA